A section of the Amblyomma americanum isolate KBUSLIRL-KWMA chromosome 2, ASM5285725v1, whole genome shotgun sequence genome encodes:
- the LOC144119922 gene encoding uncharacterized protein LOC144119922: MQHSQVPLFPKNRPVGPGGPLGYPGPVAGAPGGPFRGGSAIATARAAAMVRRQSIARRQSIAGSKRAGMPPAWPGGQAIAGARPPLPPPPAGFQRAAPQPAAPPVAPPADPGAAPGVFSEEAMAELEAQMLLQRALYELTQKPIIPDPLVFLCACCYLIFIMTALGGGAVYFTYRLKPPPLENPPEQTDTTVTFLEELDLQILARI; this comes from the exons ATGCAGCACTCACAGGTCCCTCTCTTCCCGAAGAACCGTCCAGTGGGTCCCGGTGGTCCACTCGGCTACCCAGGTCCCGTGGCCGGGGCACCCGGGGGCCCCTTTCGCGGTGGCTCCGCCATTGCTACCGCGCGTGCTGCCGCCATGGTCCGGCGGCAGTCCATAGCCCGGAGGCAGTCCATAGCGGGATCCAAGCGGGCAGGGATGCCGCCAGCTTGGCCCGGTGGACAGGCCATCGCCGGAGCGCGACCTCCGCTTCCGCCTCCGCCGGCTGGTTTTCAGAGAGCAGCCCCCCAGCCTGCAGCCCCGCCAGTGGCACCCCCAGCGGATCCGGGAGCTGCTCCAGGGGTCTTCTCGGAGGAGGCAATGGCGGAACTCGAAGCTCAGATGCTCCT CCAGCGAGCCCTTTACGAGCTGACCCAGAAGCCCATCATCCCGGATCCACTGGTGTTTCTTTGCGCCTGCTGCTATCTTATCTTCATTATGACGGCCCTGGGCGGAGGAGCTGTCTACTTCACCTACCGAC TGAAGCCACCGCCATTGGAAAACCCACCCGAGCAGACTGACACCACGGTCACATTTCTTGAAG AGCTAGATTTACAGATTCTTGCGAGGATCTAG